TCTGAGGTCAGTCGTAGGGTTTCTTTGTTTCAGGAATGTCTCTGGAGTTTTGCACTGTGCCATCTCAGTGAAATTACATTTGAAgacgagagaggaagagagagagagagagagagagagagagagagagagagatagagggagagagagagagagagagagagagagagagagagagagagagagagagagagagagagagagagagagagagtcatgacctctgaaaaTACACAAGGATGCTGGATGACAAATCCATGTGACAGAGAGGAACAAAGTTATTAGCACACTGGGGCCCAGCCTATGTGCCTGGGTTAAAAATAAACCCACTAACCCAGCCTGGCTATGATGGCCCTCGATGAGAAGGCTTTTCTTTCGTTTTTTCTGCTATGGAGCCAAGGGAACAATTGTTGCCTGTTGTTTCCTTAATGCACTAATGCATGGAAGCAAGCAATTGTTTTACAGATTATCTTTTTGTGGCCCTTGGTGGATTTTTGTATATTCTTAAAAAGAAGCTTTGTCTGCAATCTACTGCAGTGCACAACctattgtgaatgtagaatCACTGGAAACACTGGGTATTTCAGAAATCTTTCAGACTAGTTACAGATTTAAGGCCAGTGATAATATCAACATTACCAGATATCTTGCTAGAAAAATCAACTCATCAACATATGAGGTCCTTTTCCATGTGCACACAATGATTTCTACGAAGTATCATATTTTCACATAAATAGGTAAAGAACATTTAATTCATGCACATGATAGACCACaggaaataaataatatatcttGAGAGTGGTTAGTGTCATCCCTGTTGAGGTGAAATGCATCTGGGATGCTGTTAGTTGCTATATGTAGCGGCTATACACGTTAAAATAGTGCAGGGGCATTGGGTTTCAGAATAAGTCTCTTCTATATCCCTGGCTTTCTCTGAACAGGGCTGGGGCTCCTGTTGCTCAGGCCTGTTTTAGAACACAGGTGCTGACTTCAGGGTACTGGCAGGCATGTGCTAGGGAAAATGAACCCATAGCTATCCTAGTTCTCTTTTATAACTGAGCTGGGTCGACATGAAGTCATAAGGACAAGCAACAAACAtgccatggaaaaatgaagaaaTTAATCATTAAATGTAAAACTCAAATGATGTTGAGCAAGACGTTAAGTAGAACGGCATGAATTTATGAAATTTAAAAATGAATTGCATTGCTTTCCTGATTATTGTTCAGGCAATGCTTCTGTGCTGTACTTCTGGCCCAAATGAGTTAAATAATCTTTTTAAAATACAGAAGTTGTCCTGCTGATCACAGATGTCTTTGGCCTTGAACTAAAGGATAAGGTCTTACCTGAACCTAGAAAGTAGTAACACTAGCTTGTTTCAGCTGTacactactgactactgacctTACTGACTATACTATACAATATTTAAAGAAAATGCTCTCCATTGTTTCCTGGGCCCTGCCCTATAGCCTTCTACCCTCTTATTTCAGAAGCAATCATTGAAATTCAGTGTAAAAAGGGGTGCAGTGGGTGTAGGGTGTCTGAGGCCGAGTGTGAACAGGTGAGAGGTGTGATTTCacagtctccctctcccttgtcATGGCCCTGATTGGGCTGGACAGCAGGCATAGGAGAGACCCAGGCTCTTAAAGGACACCAACAGGTGGGAGGCCCGctgtggggggcgggggggggttgtggcatgcgggagacagagagatagaaaaGGCCAGGAGACTGAGGCCATGTCTGGGCAGAATCCACAAGCCGGGCTCAGAGAAGGATGGGACACCcttggagagggagaaagagagaggtgtgGAGGGCATCGTCATCTACTGGCAGACGGACATTTTTAGACATAGCAAGACATGGCACAAATCTTTACAGGGGGCTGGTAAAGAGGGTTATGTTGGGGTTTGGGTCTATTGGGTTTTGTATGCCAGTGAGAATAGTGCTAATGAATAATTGTAATGAATTGTCTGGCTCTTGGAGGTAAATCTTCTATTTGTTATTTAATTTCTTATTCGTTGTCATTGTGTCTGTAGGGGTTTCTATGAAAGGTAGTAATATATTTTTCAAGCTCTCAAATGTAATCTTTATTCTAAAGAGGTAAATTATTTAGTCATGTAGTCCTTATATAGAGTTCAATATATGGGGGTGAAAAGAAGGTAGAGCATTTTAATTAAAAAGGCTTCAGAGAATATCAGTACCTTACATCATTCACTTTTGTCTGAAGTGAATTGGGTTTGATTTGGGGTGCTACCCCTTGAAGTGTCCCTACTTTATAAAGAAGTCGGCCAATGCAGGATATCACGCGTTTGGCAGCAGTGTGCCATGGGGGAGAGGTAGGAGTGTGTGTCACCAAGCTCTCACTTGAAGTGTCATTGCTCGCCTTTGATCTGCTTTTGATCTACTGTAGGCTATATTGGTTGTTTTACACACCTCTGTAAAGTCAAATGCAGTGGTACAATTCAAGCATGTCACTGGAGCTTTCTCTCGAGCTTTGACAGTCTTACCAGCCAAGCCTATGGCTAACGAAGGATTAGGGTTTTACATATAGCAGCCAACACTGGAGCTAACAGCGCTCTGCTGTTAAATATAACTGGCAAACTCCTCTAGTCTTTACCTTGATTCTTCTGATACTACTAAATGAAGCTTCTGCTGGTGACTTGAAACTCTGAGACCCTGGAAAAGCTGACATCCAATACAGGTAACATTCAGTTTCAAATAGCACAGGACACTAACAGCACACTTGAGTTTATTTTATGAACGATTTCTAGGTGCTTATGTACGTCACTTTTGCTCTCTTGCAAAAGGTTTATCTTTtcctattattattttttgctaaCTGTTGTTTGTTGTTGGACTAAGGCTGACAGTGGCATATGAAAGAGCACTGTGTCTACACGGTGGATCCAGTTGCTGCCCCCTGTGAAGACATGCTTCCTTATATCCCCATATGAGTAGTCCAGCTATGGAATGTGAGGAAGTGTGTGGTTTCAGGGGGACATTATCACCAAGTTTTtgtttgagtgtttgttttTTCGCATGATCCTGTAAGATTATTGGCTTAGGACTGCATGAGTattcatgtgcgtgtgtgtgtgtgtgtgtgtgtgtgtgtatgtgtgtgtgtgtgtgtgtgtgtgtgtgtgtgtgtgtgtgtgtgtgtgtgtgtgtgtgtgtgtgtgtgtgtgtgtgtgtgtgtgtgtgtgtgtgtgtgtgtgtgtgtgtgtgtgtgtggtttgtgacTGCGTTAAAGAAGTCAAATAAGAGTAAAGCTCATTTAGGTGTAATGAGCTCCATACAGTGGACAGTGGGTGAGGTGCTAATATTGCTGTATTGCTGCATGGTCATAGACACACATTCCTTGTGCTTCCACTCCCTGGACCCATCTCACTAAAGCAGctagagcagacagacagcacagcTGTCCTGGTCCATAGTCACCCTGCCATGGCCTTCCAGCCATGCGTTTCCTCACTGTGGCACAGGACTCCTGCCACCACTGTCTCATTAGCTTTGTCAAACCACTCTTTGTGTCGGGCTACAAAACCGGCTCAACAGATTTACACTGGGTTAAGACCCACTGTCTATATAAAGTGATGTATGTATGATTGTGATGTGACTGATGTATTTTAACCTATGTCttctccctcatctctctctctctctctctctctctctctctctctctctctctcatcaggtTAGCATGAAGAGTCATGAAACACAAAGGCATACTGTTCCTAGTACCAGTACCTGCTTCCACACTGTGTCTCCTTGTGCCTTTACATTTCTTGTCATGAATTAACACACCTTGCTGTGGCTGGTCAAATGGAACCAAGTCAGGTGTTTCTGTGAGGTTTGGTCCCCTTCAACCAGCTATTGCTCAGTGAACTCAGCCAGCAACACACGACAATGACAAGCCAAGGACTGGCCATTGCGGACCTTGTCCTGGcccttttaaatatttttcacTTGGGAATAATTAATTTTCTAATATATTATGTCTAATTATGAAAACAAATGTATACACTACTTCTGAAAAATATCCATAATGTTGAtattatgtaaatatttttgcACCAAATATAACTATTGCTAAATAAAAATGGTTGACTAAattaattgtgtgtttgttaaaaAAGGGGGTCAGTTTTTTCAgtataaaaaattatatatgtTAGACCTGAACAGACTAAATACAGTATACTAAATTAAAATATGCAATATGAAAACAAGCTGATAACAATGCTGGTGAAAAAGATATGAGTATATGTTGATATACCTTACACAAAATCCTTTACAAATGggataaaaacaacaacatactACAAATGTTACAGAATAAGTTTACACTAATTTTATATGCTGCTCTAGGTCACTGTTACAGAATTTCCTGTTGAGATGAAGTATGAGAACAATAACTCCTAGCTTATTTATGGTAATTAGCTATTTAATATCATTTAACTCAATTagctaatttaatttaattacacCAAGCCATTGCATTTGCTCTATACAACACTTTATTAttgtcaattttatttataaagcacgtTTAACACAACAAATgttgaccaaagtgctgtccaataataaatatacaaaacatacataaaacaaGACCATAACATTAACTCTCAAGTACATTTAAAAGCCAAAGAATAAAAATGATATTTGAGACGAGATGGGAAAAACTAACAATGTAGGAGCCAGTCTAACATGTAGTGGCAACTCATTCGAAAGTTTAGGGGCTATGACTGCAAAGGCACGATCACCTTTGTGCTTCAGCTGAAATTTAGGGACCACCAGAAGAAGCTGACCAGCAAATCTGAGTGACTGTGTTGGAACGTATGACTGCAAAAGCTCAGACATGTAATATGTTGGTGTCAGAACTTTCAGACTACACCTGAGATTACCAGAAATCACAAAGGAAACATTTCACATTTCTGTAAGTCATTCAACGCCttgttaacaacaacaacaacaataatggtGCCTAGTTTTATcaacattattttattacagTTAATTGTGAGCTAAAGATTAAATGAAAGGTCCTGGTATAAAAGAAAGAAACTGTCGCTTGTCTTTTGTTAACTAGGTGTGGTTTGCCATTACAACCGCTAGGGGGCAGAGTTATTTTTTCCACTAGTTAGTTCTTCACAAGAAATCTCCAACGTGATGCCCCAAAACTCAAAACATGGCAGATTCAGAGGGCAAGGGGCTGTCTAATCAGACTGACAGTATTGCCCATGCTGCAGGTAAATGAATGCAGTGGTGTCCTCGTACTACAGAACATGTACCTCCGCTCGCCGAGTCACAGTAACAGTTTGTTGACTACTTAGCTCCGCTTATTCGTACATAAAATGCTAGCACGCTAAGATAGCATAGCAAGATGGCAGCTTGTAACGTCCTGTCGGTTTCTGTTGTCGTGTTAACTGTGTCCTTAATACTGTAAGTTTTGTTCCTGCGACATTCGGGTCGTTTCGAAACGTTTCAGGACTGGTTGGGCTTCGTACAGTCGTGTAAATCAAAGCCACCTCGGCTCGGTTCTGCCCAGCTAGTCACACAGCAGGCCAACCTGGCAGGCACGCAGCAGTAACGACGTCTGTTCTTCTGCCACAGGTGGAGAAGCGAAACTCCACGACATCGTACGAGCGAAGGTGAGTTACGACCGCCACGACGTCCATAAACACGTTATTAACGGGGCGTTGAGTGTTGCTGTCCTGTCACCCGTAGACTGAGGGGAAGGAGTTGACGAAAGAAGAGAAGCAGCGTCTACGGAAGGAGAAAAAACAGCACAAAAAGAGCAAGAAAGATGACATGGGTTCATCAGAAAAAGGGGCAGACAAGGAGAAGAAGGCAGTGCCGTCGGCTGCTCTGCAACAAAATCCAGCACAGAAAGGTAGACGGATCCAGTTAGACTTGGCGTTATTGACCACCACACTGCTCCAGGATCAGGCTTTTGTAAATACATAAAAACTTTATAAAGGCCTGATATGTTAGTGCTGGCTTTAAACTGTTCACCATTTCTCCTTTGTGTTTGAGGCTTACCCTGATCCAACAGGAGTTGTGTTCTGTCTTCAGTTTGTTCATACTTGCATTATTTGTCCTAGAATCTAAATTGGTATAGGTTAGAGTTCTGGTGTTTCACCGTTTCACTCCTCTGATCTGCTTCGACCTTCTAGCCCCGTCTGCGGTTCCTGTGTCTGTCAGTGCCCCCGTGGCctccgtgcccgagtccacggCTGTGGACAAGCCGTCTAAGAGCAAAGCAGAGCTGAAGGCGGAGCGAAGGGCACGCCAAGAAGCAGAACGTACGTCAAAGCAGGGCAAGAAGGAGCCGGGCGTGCAGGCCTCCTCCATCAAGCCCAAAGCTCCAGCCAGCGAGCTGCAGCCAGGTACCGTATTCACTCCATCATGGTGTCATGGACCGTTCCGCCCTTCACAGTCGGCAGTAGGGATGCGTAGCGTCTTTGTTAGCTAATTACAGGCTAAGTAGAATCTCAACTGACAatagtactgtatttgtttttaTGGCTGTTGTCTTTCTTTCTGTAGTGGTGAAGCGATTACCAGAACACATCCAAGCTGATGATCCTGCCATAGTGAAAAAGCTGGCTAAGAAGTTGGAGAGACAGCAGGTTGGAGTGGTTTAATATATTGAGCTTTTTGTTATATTTACTGTGTGATGACTACTATGTCTCCAGTTTGTCTAGTCACTTGATCCTTTATAAACCTGGTGCAGATATTACAGCCCACTTATATCAGATGCTTTACCTTCCATTTCTTTCAGAAGTCAGGGAAAGGAAATGTGTCTTTCTTCAAGGTCTGAGTCCACACTGTGTGTGCAGTGGAAGTTCTTTTTGCGTCTTGTTTGATGCTTCTTTTTTTCCTCCTATTCCCTTGGTTAAATGACCTAAAGCAAAAGCAGATGGGTTTACGTTTTTGGTGATCTGTGAACGTGTCGTTCATATTCAGTGTCCgttgtgtgttttgttgttaTCTGGGTTAGCTGAGTTCTGTTTTGGTTTCTTTTTGTGTAATATATTGGTGTTTCGGCCTAACCATGTGTTTAGAGTGCTGGATAGTCATGAGCTGTTTGCTATGTTTTTCATTATGTATCGTGCCTCCCACGTATTTAATTTTGGTTAGTGTTTGCGCAGTCTTTATTCTTCATATTTTATTGGACAGTATAACCATTGTACTATTTTCTAATGTCAGTGCTGACCCTGAAGGAAACTGCCATCTCCATTCACAGTTTGCTGTAGGTGGTTTCGATCACTGTTCGTATTCCTACAGATCCCCCTGAGGTCAGACTATGGCTTCAAAGTCAGCCTGTTTTCCCACCTCCATCAGTACAGCCGCAAAGCCCCCCTAACCCAGCAAATCAGGTACAGCTCTAATATGTTTATAGCCATAAACCAGAGCTTTAATGTGAGCTTTTTTACCCCTACACCAGATTTGAATAACAgcttgttttgttttagcaTTCCTGCTACAGTGATTCACCCCTCCATAGTACGCCTGGGTCTGCAGTACTCCCAGGGCATCGTAGCCGGATCCAACGCCCGCTCTGTGGCCCTGTTACATGCCTTCAAACAGGTAAAGGCCCCCTTCTGTCGCCTTCTTATATAACCTTACTCTAGGATAACAAGAAAAAAATAGGCATGAGAATAATGGTTTATCAGTTATTTTTAAGTTCAATTTATGTATCAGGCTTTCCTCGTTTGAGCTCTGATTCTCAGATCCATTTGGCTTGAGGTGGAGCTTTTAGCACAACTTGCTAATCTTCATCATATTACTTCCTACAGGTGATTGGAGATTACAGTACTCCTCCAAATGAGGAGTTGTCCAGGGACCTAGTGAATAAACTGAAGCCATACATCAGGTAGCATTGCCTATAAAATGAATGCAGTTAACACAGATCGACTTCAGTATACATGTATACAATATACATCATTACTGTCAACTACATTATGAACTAGTTTATGGCTCTTAGGCTAAAAAAATCACAGAACATTAAAGTAATACTTGATTCATGTGTTTTGTTTCTAGTTTCCTCAATCAATGTCGCCCCCTGTCAGCAAGCATGGGCAATGCAATCAAGTACATCAAGAAAGAGATCTCTAATATTCCTAGCCAGTGcaaagaggaggaggtgagaaaTATTAAGAATAAAAATGAGTTGGACTCCCAATATAAACTAATAGGTAAACATAGAGAACACAAAATGCAGGATTTGTGAGGGAGATATTGTTATACATGCTGGTTTTGCCTCTTGGAATGTCTTTCATAATTAGTTTTGATAGTTATAATTATGAGGAAACCACGCAAAAGGTCTTACTGAAGGTGTCATATGAACGgaaaacacaaacacccatcacgtttttcatatttttgccctacagtattttaaaatatagatatgtgtgtgtatatatatatagtgttttatgttttcctaTGTATGTGCTTAAGTTGAATCTTTTTGTTGTACATAGGCTAAAAAGAAATTACTATCATGTATTGACAACTACGTGAATGAGAAGATCACTCTGGCTGCCAAAGCGATCTCTGAGTGTGCAATTAAGAAGATTTGTGACGGTGATGTCATCCTAGTGTACGGCTGGTAAGAGAGCTGATTGGTGCCTTTCTTCAGCTTCTAAAAACATTCTGCATGCTAACCTAAAGTTCTGTACCAATTTGTATTTCACGATCAGCTCTTCACTCGTCAATCACATCTTGTGTGACGCCTTGGAGAAGCAGAGGAAGTTCCGGGTCATCGTGGTGGACAGTCGGCCCAGGTTGGAGGGTAGGGAGGCACTGAGGCGTTTGGTGAAGAGAGGCATCCGCTGTACCTACGTGCTCATATCTGCCGTGTCATACATCCTGCCTGAGGTAACTTAGTGTCATTATTCTTGTTTTATATACATACATTGCAAAATTTTTATTTACTGAGTGATTCATTTCACACGCAGGCTGATGCACAGCGGTTCTAATTGCATTTTCACCCACAGGTGTCCAAAGTGTTCCTCGGAGCACATGCGCTTCTGGCCAATGGCTATGTGATGTCACGAGTGGGAACGTCCCAAATTGCCCTGGTGGCCAAGGCCTACAACGTGCCTGTGTTGGTCTGCTGTGAGACCTACAAATTCTGTGAACGAGTGCAGACCGATTCTTTCGTGTCTAATGAACTTGGTAACTCTTACTGACTCGAGGCAATTGTGTGCAGTATTTGTCATTTGTCAGGAATACCCAATGATGAGCAAAATTATTTAATGCTTCCAGATGACCCTGATGACCTGATAGTGACCCGGAAGGGGAAGACCCAGCTGGAGGACTGGCAGTGTGTGAAGTCCATGCGTCTCCTGAACTTAGTGTATGACGTTACACCTCCAGACTTTGTCGACCTGGTCATCACAGAACTAGGCATGATCCCCTGTACCTCCGTGCCTGTAGTGCTCCGAGTCAAGAGTGTGGATCAGTGAGCATGGGTCTCAccatgtgtatacacacacgtgcacactcacctGACTTTTGACAGAAATAAAGGTGTATCTAAAACAACGCACATACGTTCTTTTATTCAAAACTCCTCTATCTGACTTTTTTGCTCTCATTAAAATTATGCCATTTGAAGCACTTAAGTTCagcaattaaaaataaaatacaccTTTTCaggttaaaaatatttaaaggtTAATTTTTAAAAGGAAGCACACTGACGTCTAGTTTAACAAATTAATCACAGGCAAAAGTTCTAGGTGCAGAAAGTTCTAAGGCCTCAACTTAAAGACCCACATTTTCACTCGTTAAAATTGATCCAAGCTTACAGCAGCGGAAGCACCAGGAATATCTCAAACACACTGAATCATTATATTCAATTATACATTATGTATTATTATATATACAATTATATTCTACTAAAGTGATGGATTGGTGTGAGGTTTAAAttcaaataaattaaaaatctcccataaatatacacatttgtCATGTAAAAATAACTTTTGTTAAGTATTAAAGGCAGATTAAACATGTACCATTAAAGCAGTAATGCATATACCGGCAGTTGAGCTGTAATTAAATCCAAGACTATTATAACTTGCCTCATAGGCTGAATGTGTTAAAGGTGTAATGCTGGATATTTCCTTTGAACAGGCTTAAAAACAATTGCATAAATTGAAATTATGTTTACAAGTGTGCTGAATAACAAAGCTACCTACATAGAcaacatgttttaaaattaaaatagtACCACATAATTGTTAGTCATTTTTGACATTTATTTCCAGTTTAGCCTTcgaacattttttacatttcactTGATTTCAGTGTGATATGGTGAAGAGCTACAAGCAGTGATGCCAAATTGcctattttttatatttaaatatgtcAAATACATTCAAAACAGTCTATAAAAGCCACAAACACTGGCTGTCAGTTTATAATTTTGCTTAGTTCTACCACTACTCCATTTAAGAGTTCCATATGAATATTTTAAGATATCACTTATATACTTGTCATTGTATACTGTGTGAGATCTGTAAACATGTTgggcaataaaataaaatgagtacatgtataaaaaaTGTGTCATACAGGTTATTTGTATGCTGAGTTCAATACAAATGTCATGTGGACTATCTGCTCAGTCAAAAAAACAAATGTGACCACTTTTCTGTGCAAAAGTCTATGTAGGTATTAAAACCTTTGGCCAATACTGCAATCGCAAACATGATTAAAATTATAGTTCAAAATTGTGCTCCCTCAGTAGTTAGTGTAGTTTCATAAGCATGCAGCTATTTGTCAGCTATTTAAAAATTAATTACATCTGGGACATTCAACATTATCTGAATGATGCAGCCTCACTGTTTGATCAGTGCAAAGTCTAGCTTCTATGTCCAAAGGATGTCAAACATTAAGCACCCTTTGTAGCAGCTGGAGAGGACAGAAAACCACACACAACTAAAATGGTAAACAATGCACCTCTTTCCAGGACTTGTGTCATTTTGACACAGTGTAATGGTCAGATGAACCCAAAACTCAAGTGCTTTTGACCTTTCGCCTTTGAGTTAAccacaataaagttgaaatgatGACTGTGGCCCCAGCCAGTATAGCCATGACCTCCAGCATTGGAAAATGTCCCTAGAAGTCAGCAAACAAATCTAGTAAAACCGTTCTTCCATAAATACCCTTCTGACAATTTTTGTGATCATTTTTAAGTGCAGATAAATGCTGTGTTGTCAGAACTTATAAAGTTGCCTTCTTATTTGAATAACTTCTTTGCCAGATAATTATAAGTTAGAATTCTTACCTGTCTTAGACATTTGTATCCATGGAAGTCGTGGAGACAGCTACACTCAAAAAATCCTGGGCCATAAGGCATGCAGTGAGAGTTCTCAGGGCAATTCCAAGCTAGAGTGTCAACAGTGAGTAAGAATAGTTTTCAAAGATAATGAACAGAGGCCTGGTAGAGAGAATGGTTTAAAACTAAA
The window above is part of the Brachyhypopomus gauderio isolate BG-103 chromosome 9, BGAUD_0.2, whole genome shotgun sequence genome. Proteins encoded here:
- the eif2b4 gene encoding translation initiation factor eIF2B subunit delta → MADSEGKGLSNQTDSIAHAAGGEAKLHDIVRAKTEGKELTKEEKQRLRKEKKQHKKSKKDDMGSSEKGADKEKKAVPSAALQQNPAQKAPSAVPVSVSAPVASVPESTAVDKPSKSKAELKAERRARQEAERTSKQGKKEPGVQASSIKPKAPASELQPVVKRLPEHIQADDPAIVKKLAKKLERQQIPLRSDYGFKVSLFSHLHQYSRKAPLTQQISIPATVIHPSIVRLGLQYSQGIVAGSNARSVALLHAFKQVIGDYSTPPNEELSRDLVNKLKPYISFLNQCRPLSASMGNAIKYIKKEISNIPSQCKEEEAKKKLLSCIDNYVNEKITLAAKAISECAIKKICDGDVILVYGCSSLVNHILCDALEKQRKFRVIVVDSRPRLEGREALRRLVKRGIRCTYVLISAVSYILPEVSKVFLGAHALLANGYVMSRVGTSQIALVAKAYNVPVLVCCETYKFCERVQTDSFVSNELDDPDDLIVTRKGKTQLEDWQCVKSMRLLNLVYDVTPPDFVDLVITELGMIPCTSVPVVLRVKSVDQ